ATACTCGCAGCACGGCAAAGGGGTGAAGGCGAGATGGTGCCGTTTCGCCCTGCCGGCACGACATCCCGCGAAACAAGAATGGCCGGGCAAGCCCGGCCATAGCAAGTCCTTCTACCAGTTCCTGTCAGCGCATGAAGAACCAGAGCAGGATGATGATCGGGATCGGAATGCCCACCAGCCACAGAATGATTGAACGCATCGACGCTAACCCCTTGATTGTCATCGGATGAAGATGACGGGACAACGTCGTGAGCCGGCCGCTGGTTCCCTCGCGCAAAGCCGATCTTATTTGTAGGCGATGCTGTCGATGATGCCCTTCATCGCCGCGTCATGCGTCTTGTGACCGTCGAGCGAGGCCCAATAGGTCATCATGATGATCTTGCCGCTCGCAACGTTCGGATTGATCGCGACATAGCGGATCAGCGAATCGCCGTCCTTGCTCTTGGCCTTGAGCTCGGTGAACGACCAGGCCTTGCCCTTGACCTCTTGCTTGATCGTCTCGGAAGCGCCGGTGATGGTGACGCCTTCCTTGTCGAAATAGCCGTTGTGCTCCTTCTGCAGCGTATCGATCTGGTCGGGTGCCACGAGCTCGAACCAGAGATAGATCTCATCGTCCGGCGTCTTGATCTCGACGCCGCGCTTGATCTTCGCCGTCGTCCAGGCGTCCGGCACCGTGACCACGGCGACGGGATCCTCATCAGTGATCTGAAGCGCCCCGGCGAGCGCCGGCAAGCCACTGAAACCGACCAGCGCGACAGCGAGCGCAAAAACCATCTTCAACATCGGAACTCCCCGGAATCGGCTCGGCCCGCGAGCCCACGAGGCGGGACGTTGCGCTGCCGCGCTTCACGCTGACAAGGCGCGCAGACCGCGATTCAGGCCAGTTCGGCGGCTGTCGGGTGCCAGAGCGGTTGATAGCCGTTCACAAGCGCGGCCAGCGATGACGGCGGGGTGACGGCGGTGACCAAACCGGTCGGCAGAGGCCGCGCCGCGACATAGCCGGAAGGCGACCAGAGCAAGGCTTTGTCCCCGCGCAAGGCGAGGAATTCGCCCTCCGGCGTGGCGAGCATTGCCCCGTCCGGCAGGCTTTCCGCCGGCAGCTGGTGCAGGCGCTTCCTGCGGCCATCGCGCCGCTCGTGATCGAGCCGCTCGTCGATCGCTGGGAAGAGCGGCACCTCACCTAGCCCAAGCCCCGCGACCAGCGCCGCCCGGTAGGCATGCGCATCGGCGCGCCGGCATTCGACACAGGGGCGATGGCCGGCAGCGAGCGCCGTCACCTCGTCGCAGAAGAACAGCTCGGTGTAGTAGCGCCCCCAGACATTGCGCTGCCGGCCCTTGAACGAGAGCACGCAGCAGATCCACTGCTTGGTCGCAAACAGGCGTGTCGGCAGCGCCTGCGTCGCCGGATCGTGAAATTTGCCGCCGCGATTGCCGAACAGCAGGCCGCGCGCCGGGTCGGCGAAGAGCGAGCCGTCGGGGCGGATGCGGTTGGGCAGCGGCATGGGGCGAGCCTAGTCAGCGGCGACGCCGGATCATGTCACCAGCGCACTGCCCTTGCGACACCGTGCCGGACTCGCGGCACTCCTCGCTTTCCGGCAAGGTTCCCAATGCGCGGACAAGCCGAAGGGGGGCGAGCGCGCAAAGGGGCAGGACGGCATGGACCAGACGACCGAGAGCGCTGCTCAGCCGCTCGTCGCGCATCCTTCGCGCGGCGCGATCCTCGGCGAAATTCATGCCCGCCCTTTCGCAGCCCTGTCGACGCCACAGCGGCTGCTGCACTTCGCATTCATGACCGACCAGGCGCAGGCCGCCGCCGATCGCGAGGCGCTGGCCCGCTTCTGCGCCGAGCGCGGCGTGCCCGGCCCGGCCGAGGGCGCCAAGCACCATCGCGCCCGGCTCAGCGACGTCAGCTTGCGCTGGGAGCAGCACAGCGAGTTCACCACCTACACCTGGGAACTGCCCTCGCCCGGCGCGCCGCCCTTCCTGCCGGCGAGCACCGTCCTGCCGCACGGCATGCACGCTCTGCCGCAACCCGGGCCGCATCTGGTGGCTGTCGACCTGCATCTGCTGCCCGAAATGGCTGCACCCGATCTGGAACCATTATTCGACCCGGCGAGCCTCGCCGCCTCGCTGGTCGATGGCGAGGCGGCCATTGCCGCGACCGATTTCCGCGCCGGCGCCGACGGCTTCGTGCGCATCCTGGTGCTCGACCGGGCGCTCACCCCGGCAAGGGCTGGCGCACTGGCGCAGCGACTGCTCGAGGTCGAGACCTATCGCGTTCTTGCTCTGCTCGGCCTGCCGGAGGCGCACCGCCTCGCCCCCTCCGTGCGCGGCACCGAGGAGGTGCTGGTGCACATCGCCGGCACGATGATGCAGACCGACGGGCTCGACGCCGACAATGCCCTGCTCGACGAGATGACCGCCATCGCCGCGACGATGGAATCGGAAGCGGCCTTGTCGAACTACCGCTTCGGCGCCAGCCGCGCCTATGACAGCATCGTCGGCCAGCGGCTTGAGGCGATCGGCGAGGCGCCCTATGGCGGCTGGCCGACCATCGCCGCCTTCCTGTCCCGGCGGATGGCGCCGGCGATGCGCACCTGCCAGATGTTGCAGCAGCGCCAGCTCGATTTGTCGCGCCGGCTCGCCCGCGCCGCCAATCTCCTGCGCACCCGCGTCGATGTCGCGCTCGAGCAGCAGAACCGCGATTTGCTCGCGGCGATGAACGACCGCACCCGGCTGCAGCTGCGCCTGCAGCAGACGGTCGAGGGGCTCTCGGTCGCGGCGATCGGCTATTACATCGTCAGCCTGTTCGGCTATCTCGCCAAGGGCGCCAAGGATGCCGGTTACCTGCCGATCGATGTCGGTATCGCGACCGCCTTGTTCGTGCCGGTCGCGATCCTCGGCGTCTGGCTGATGGTCCGGCGCATCAGGCGCGGCCACAGCGACAGCTAGCGCTGCACGATGACCTTGGTGCCCGGCCTGACGCGATCGTAGAGATCCGTCACATCGCGATTGGTCATCCGGATGCAGCCCGACGAGACCGCTGCCCCGATCGTATCGGGCTCGTTCGAGCCGTGGATGCGGTAGAGGCTCGATCCAAGATAGATCGCTCGTGCGCCGAGCGGGTTCTCCATTCCGCCCTCCATGTAGCGCGGCAGGTCTGGCCGACGTTTCAGCATCGCCGCGGGCGGGCGCCAGTCCGGCCATTCGCGCTTGCGCGTGACGGTCTTGGTGCCGGACCAACTGAAGCCCTGCCGGCCGACGCCGACGCCATAGCGGATGGCCTGCCCCTGTCCGAGCACGTAGTAGAGCCGCCTTTGGCTGGTCGAGACCACGACCGTGCCGGGCGGCTGCTTGCCGCTCCAAGGCACGACCTGGCGTGGCACCGGCTGTTCGCTGAAGATGTTGAGGAAGTCCGCGAGCCCGCGGCTGATCGGATTGGAATAGGCCGACGCAGGCGTAGCGAAGGCGAGAATCGTGGCAGTCAGAATAATGGCGCGGAGCATGATGATCCCTGCAACGCCCCCCAGCAGGATTTAACCGGAAGAGGCAAAGCGGGGTCAACCCCGGCTCAGCCGCGCAGGCCGGCAGTGATCGAACGGCGATAGGACAGCGCCGCCGGAATGAGCGCAGCACACGAGCCGAGGAGCAGGATCAACCCGACCTGGGCCAGCTCCGGCCGGCCCAGCGCGAAAGAGAGCCTTAGGCCCGTCTGCGCCTCGAACAGTTCGGAGACCGCGAGCGTTGCGGCCGCACCCAGGCCGAGGCCGGCGAGGCAGCCGGCTGCGACCAGCCCGGCCATGCCGAGCCAGACCACCAGCAGCACATAGGCGCGTGGTGCGCCGAGCGCGCGCAGCACGGCGTAGCGGCGTCGCCTCAGGCCAGTTACCGCGACGAGCAGCAGGAAGATCGCAGCCAGGATCAGCACCGCGTTGAGCACAGAGGCGACACTCAGCACCTGCCCGACATCCCCAAGCGTGCGGTAAAGCCCGACCAACACCTCGGCCGGGAAGAAGGCCGTGGTGCCGCCTTGCCGGTGGCGCGCCCGCAGCGCATAGGCGTCGGCAACCGCCCTCGGCTTCACCACCAATGCCGGCACGCCGGGAATGCGCTGGCTGTCGAAAGGCGGCCCCTAGCGCCGCGCCCTCGACGGCATGGCCGTTGCCGAGCCCGTGCACCTTCCAGACGCTCTCGACCGGCACCAGGATTGCCCGGTCGAAGGGCGAGCCCAGCCGCGGCAGCCGGCCGACCGCGACATAGGCATGGCCCTGATGGCGATGGCTCGCCTCTTCCGCATCGGCGACGCCGCGCTTCGGCCAATGCCCGGCGATGGCGTGCGAAGGCTCGATCTTGTCGCCCAGCCTGTAGGTGACGTCGGCGCCGAGCACCGCCTCGCCCTCGCGTGCGAACAGGCGGCCCTCGCTCGGCCGCAGGCGGCCCCAGCGGCCAGCGAAGGCAAGCGTGGTGCCGATCACCGGATGCCCGCGGGCAATGTCGCCAAAGGCGAGCGGTGCCACGGCAGCGACGCGCGGGTCGCGGGAAAGTTCGTTGAGCAGGCGCCCATCGATCAGCGGCAGCGCTTCCGGCTGCAGATAGATCGCCGACATCAGCAATTGCATCTGGCTGCCGGGCGCGCCGATCAGCAGGTCGAAATCATCTGCCGCCCGGGCCGAAGCCTGGCGCAATGCCCGCTCCTGCGCACCGATCGAAACGCCGATCGCCACCGCCAGCGCAACGAGCGCCACGATCGCCGCGGCCGTCCAGCGCAGTGCCCTGAGATCGGCGATCACCATCGGCAGCGGGTTCATGCCGCCGCCTTCAGGAGAAGCGGACCATCGCCGATCGCCACGACATGCTGCATCCGCGCCAGCAGCGCCTGGTCATGCGACGCGCAGAGCAGCGTCGCGCCGCTCTCGGCCGCGATCTCGACCAGCAGGGTCCCAACCTCGGCCGCATGGGCCGGATCGAGGCTCGCCGTCGGCTCGTCGGCAAGGATCAGCGCCGGCTCATTGAACAGGGCGCGGGCGATCGCGACGCGCTGCTGCTCGCCGCGCGAGAGCACGGCGGCGCGGCGGCGCAGATCGGTCAGCCCCATGCGGTGGGCGAGCGCGGTCGCATGCGAGATCTGGCTGTCCGTCCGCCGCCAACGCGAAAAACTCGCCGGCAGGGTGATGTTGGCGAGCACGTCGAGCTCGGGCACGAGATGGAAATCCTGGAAGACAAAGCCGACCGTCTCGCGCCGCCAGCGGTCGCGCTTCCCGCCCGGCAGCGAGGAGACCGCGATATCGCCCCAGTCGACACTGCCGGCATCGGGCGAGAACAGGCCGGCGGCAAGATGCAGCAGCGAGGTCTTGCCTGAGCCGGACGGACCGCGCAGCCCGATCAGCGCGCCGGGCGGCACGGCGAAGTCGGGAACGTCGAGCACGCGAAAAGGCCGCCCGTCGCCGTCGCGGTGATCGACCTGGATACCGGAAAACCGCAAGGGCCGGGCCACGCCGGGAGGCCACTCAGACACTGTGGAAACCGGCATCGACGAGCCTGATCTGGCTGACGAAGCCGGTCTCGGCATCGGTCGCCGAGCCGATCTCGAGCCGGCCGCTGACCGCGACCTTCTGGCCGGCGCTGACCATCGGCGTCGCCGCGCGCATGAACACCACGACGATGTCGACCGGCCAGTCGGCATCCGACTGGCAGAACGGACAGATCGCCAAGGGCTCGCGCGTCAATACGAAGAAATGGCTCTCCGGCTTCAGCGGCGGCGCCATGTAGCCGAGCATCCTGACCGGTTTGCCGCGTAGAAAGGTCGCCCGGTCGGAGAACTGGAAGCCGAGCACGCCGAAGGATTTGTAGAGCCCGTCGAAGGTCAATGTCTCCGCCTCCGCCGCAAATGCGCGCAGCGAGACAGGCAACGCCGCGAGCCCCGTGAGGAGCCCGCGGCGGGAGAGCGTCGGGAGCAGGTGCGGCCGATGCGAGATCATGCGTCCTACCGGATCATAGATCACTTGCCGCCGAGGGCCAGCGCTTCCGCCATCACCCGGAAGACGAAGGTGTTCGGCTTGTGGCCGCGGAAGCGCTCGGCGCCCGGGCCCATGGCAGTGAGCAGCACGTCATCGGCCGCATGGACGCCGGAGTTGGCGTCGAAGGGCAGGTTGCCCTGCTTGCGGGTGGCGAGCGGCCCGGTGCAGTCCTTCTCGTTGGCGATGTTGGTCTTGCCGTCCGGACCCTTCACGGCCGGTACGCGCTCGCCATCGAGATAGGGCCGGCCGGTGTCGCAGGTGTCGGGATAGCTGCCGAAGGCGACAGCGAGGCGGCGCGAGGTGTCGAGCTTGGTCGGGTAGCCGTCGGCATCGCGCGG
This sequence is a window from Bosea vestrisii. Protein-coding genes within it:
- a CDS encoding DUF3422 family protein, producing the protein MDQTTESAAQPLVAHPSRGAILGEIHARPFAALSTPQRLLHFAFMTDQAQAAADREALARFCAERGVPGPAEGAKHHRARLSDVSLRWEQHSEFTTYTWELPSPGAPPFLPASTVLPHGMHALPQPGPHLVAVDLHLLPEMAAPDLEPLFDPASLAASLVDGEAAIAATDFRAGADGFVRILVLDRALTPARAGALAQRLLEVETYRVLALLGLPEAHRLAPSVRGTEEVLVHIAGTMMQTDGLDADNALLDEMTAIAATMESEAALSNYRFGASRAYDSIVGQRLEAIGEAPYGGWPTIAAFLSRRMAPAMRTCQMLQQRQLDLSRRLARAANLLRTRVDVALEQQNRDLLAAMNDRTRLQLRLQQTVEGLSVAAIGYYIVSLFGYLAKGAKDAGYLPIDVGIATALFVPVAILGVWLMVRRIRRGHSDS
- a CDS encoding L,D-transpeptidase, which translates into the protein MLRAIILTATILAFATPASAYSNPISRGLADFLNIFSEQPVPRQVVPWSGKQPPGTVVVSTSQRRLYYVLGQGQAIRYGVGVGRQGFSWSGTKTVTRKREWPDWRPPAAMLKRRPDLPRYMEGGMENPLGARAIYLGSSLYRIHGSNEPDTIGAAVSSGCIRMTNRDVTDLYDRVRPGTKVIVQR
- a CDS encoding ABC transporter ATP-binding protein, coding for MARPLRFSGIQVDHRDGDGRPFRVLDVPDFAVPPGALIGLRGPSGSGKTSLLHLAAGLFSPDAGSVDWGDIAVSSLPGGKRDRWRRETVGFVFQDFHLVPELDVLANITLPASFSRWRRTDSQISHATALAHRMGLTDLRRRAAVLSRGEQQRVAIARALFNEPALILADEPTASLDPAHAAEVGTLLVEIAAESGATLLCASHDQALLARMQHVVAIGDGPLLLKAAA
- a CDS encoding FtsX-like permease family protein, whose translation is MPALVVKPRAVADAYALRARHRQGGTTAFFPAEVLVGLYRTLGDVGQVLSVASVLNAVLILAAIFLLLVAVTGLRRRRYAVLRALGAPRAYVLLVVWLGMAGLVAAGCLAGLGLGAAATLAVSELFEAQTGLRLSFALGRPELAQVGLILLLGSCAALIPAALSYRRSITAGLRG